A region of Melitaea cinxia chromosome 15, ilMelCinx1.1, whole genome shotgun sequence DNA encodes the following proteins:
- the LOC123660658 gene encoding uncharacterized protein LOC123660658 produces MTVKPEICLCGPDDIPVEFWKRMGDTGVLFLTKLFNNFLADEIPDEWRKSFLIPFYKHKGDIRLCDNYRAIKLISHSFEIWERVINQRLLEITSVTENQCGFAAGNRMPVCIKGRVYKTAVRPAMTYGAECWPLKKHYENQLHCAEMKMLRWAGGVTRLDHVRNTYIRGTFKVRPIPEKLQESRLRWYGHIMR; encoded by the exons atgacAG TAAAACCAGAGATCTGTCTCTGTGGTCCTGACGATATCCCTGTTGAATTCTGGAAGCGAATGGGAGATACTGGCGTACTGTTTCTGACTAAACTTTTCAACAATTTCCTAGCTGATGAAATTCCTGACGAATGGCGGAAAAGCTTTCTCATccctttttataaacataaaggTGATATAAGACTCTGCGACAACTACAGAGCTATAAAGCTGATCTCACATTCCTTCGAAATATGGGAAAGAGTCATCAATCAAAGGCTACTTGAAATAACTAGCGTCACTGAAAACCAATGCGGATTCGCTGCCGGTAA CCGAATGCCCGTTTGCATAAAGGGACGAGTATACAAAACAGCCGTCAGACCAGCCATGACATACGGAGCTGAATGCTGGCCTCTCAAAAAGCACTACGAAAACCAACTGCACTGCGCAGAGATGAAGATGCTCAGGTGGGCAGGTGGTGTGACTAGGCTGGACCATGTCAGAAACACATATATACGAGGAACCTTCAAAGTAAGACCTATCCCAGAAAAACTACAGGAGAGCCGCCTGCGGTGGTACGGACACATTATGAGGTGA